One Phycisphaerae bacterium RAS2 DNA window includes the following coding sequences:
- the ftsY gene encoding Signal recognition particle receptor FtsY — protein sequence MGLFDRFKKALSKTRSAVASGFRSVLPFGRKIDEALLDEVHDTMIGADFGPATAGNLIEAVRAAWKKGEIKESQEIIDFLKRHIVSKWPDDVRSLAKATSGPTVVLVAGINGSGKTTSVAKLANHLKKDGKKVVLAACDTFRAAAVMQLAEWSRRCGVDLVKHEQDADPGAVAFDACEAAVARKADVLLVDTAGRLHTQDNLMRELNKIQRVVEKKIPGAPHEVLLVLDATIGQNAVNQARVFAEHVKVTGIILAKLDGSAKGGIVVGIRDQLNVPVKFVGLGETIDDIEPFDPEKYVEALFAE from the coding sequence ATGGGGCTGTTTGATCGATTCAAGAAGGCGCTAAGCAAGACGCGGTCGGCCGTGGCGAGCGGCTTTCGATCGGTGCTGCCGTTCGGTCGCAAGATCGACGAGGCGCTGCTGGACGAAGTGCACGACACGATGATCGGTGCGGACTTCGGCCCGGCGACGGCGGGGAATTTGATCGAGGCCGTGCGCGCGGCGTGGAAGAAGGGCGAGATCAAGGAGTCGCAGGAAATCATCGACTTCTTAAAGCGGCACATCGTCAGCAAATGGCCGGACGACGTGCGGTCTCTGGCGAAGGCGACGAGCGGGCCGACGGTGGTGCTGGTGGCGGGGATCAACGGCAGCGGTAAGACGACAAGCGTCGCCAAGCTGGCGAATCATTTGAAGAAAGACGGTAAGAAGGTCGTGCTTGCGGCGTGCGACACGTTCCGGGCGGCGGCGGTGATGCAGCTTGCGGAGTGGTCCAGGCGCTGCGGCGTGGACCTGGTGAAACATGAACAGGATGCCGATCCGGGAGCCGTCGCGTTTGATGCGTGCGAGGCGGCGGTCGCGCGAAAGGCCGACGTGCTGCTGGTCGATACGGCCGGGCGGCTGCACACGCAGGACAACCTGATGCGCGAGTTGAACAAGATTCAGCGCGTGGTAGAGAAGAAGATCCCCGGCGCGCCGCACGAGGTGCTGCTGGTGCTGGACGCGACGATCGGTCAGAACGCGGTGAATCAGGCGCGCGTCTTCGCCGAGCATGTGAAGGTGACGGGGATTATTCTGGCGAAGCTCGACGGCTCGGCCAAGGGCGGCATTGTCGTGGGCATCCGCGACCAGCTCAACGTGCCGGTGAAGTTCGTCGGCCTCGGTGAGACGATCGACGACATCGAGCCGTTTGACCCGGAGAAGTACGTCGAAGCGCTCTTTGCAGAGTGA
- a CDS encoding putative S-adenosylmethionine-dependent methyltransferase/MSMEI_2290: MVQQQPRYSADELARLYSGDYYVFDEDDAHRAARAAQQYAVHLAPIEHLPSRRLLDVGCALGHFSALARDRGWQVVGLDVSADAARRATERFGIKVFIGTLEEHAESLSPFDAVFLGDVIEHVPHPLHFLRDVRRVLAPSGIVCIDTPNWGGFWRRWGGRHWLGLNRFHINLFDASSLANLLTSAGFTNIVAGSYTHHRYTRLASRPEIAALIARLSRALAWRVNRLLTGRSRRDANGPAPSTVARFQPRADLRGDNLIARAKTP; this comes from the coding sequence ATGGTCCAGCAGCAACCGCGCTACTCCGCCGACGAACTTGCTCGACTTTATTCCGGCGATTACTACGTCTTCGACGAGGACGACGCCCACCGCGCGGCGCGGGCCGCACAGCAATACGCCGTGCACCTCGCACCCATCGAGCATCTCCCATCACGGCGGCTGCTCGACGTCGGCTGCGCGCTGGGGCACTTCTCGGCGCTGGCGCGCGACAGAGGATGGCAGGTTGTCGGGCTGGATGTCTCGGCCGATGCCGCGCGCCGCGCGACGGAGCGCTTCGGCATCAAAGTTTTCATCGGAACGCTCGAAGAACACGCCGAATCGCTTTCGCCCTTCGATGCCGTTTTTCTCGGCGATGTCATCGAGCATGTGCCGCATCCGTTGCACTTTCTGCGCGACGTGCGCCGCGTGCTCGCGCCGAGCGGCATCGTCTGCATCGACACACCGAACTGGGGCGGATTCTGGCGACGCTGGGGCGGGCGGCACTGGCTCGGCCTCAACCGGTTTCACATCAACCTCTTCGACGCATCCAGTCTCGCCAACCTGCTGACTTCCGCCGGCTTCACAAACATCGTCGCTGGAAGCTACACGCACCATCGTTACACGAGGCTGGCCTCCAGGCCGGAGATCGCGGCGCTGATCGCGCGGCTCTCCCGGGCACTGGCGTGGCGCGTGAATCGACTGCTCACCGGCCGTTCACGGCGCGACGCGAATGGGCCGGCCCCCAGCACCGTCGCCCGGTTCCAGCCCCGGGCCGACCTCCGCGGGGACAACTTGATCGCCCGCGCCAAGACCCCGTAG
- the rnd gene encoding Ribonuclease D, with translation MGPGVSNTPHTLITRDGELNALCARLAKAESFAFDTEFVGEDQYEPEICLVQVATDEECALIDPQSGVDLTDFWQLIGDANICKIVHAGSEDIAICRRLGRCDPRNVFDLQIAAGMIGLGYPASLAKLAKAIAGVAMHKSQTLTNWRKRPLTAEQLDYAAADVAFLPRMHATICQRLRNRKREEWAIEESQRMCANAVRIVEPDDQRRRLKGAGSLSRRELAVVDALLAERDAIARERNRPPRTVLKDFLVIELARRGWTEPSKLATLRGMSLPQALLRRLGSAIERARNTPPENHPPALPSREHSEEEEIILSLLTGILRDHCRQNALAYSLLTTRNDLKDYARSVISGAGPTPVQLRTGWRHKAVGKLLDALLSGRSTVRIRPENGEFHVHIE, from the coding sequence ATGGGGCCTGGCGTGTCGAATACACCTCATACCTTGATCACGCGAGACGGCGAGCTGAATGCCCTCTGCGCGCGCCTCGCAAAGGCCGAGTCGTTCGCCTTTGACACCGAATTCGTCGGCGAAGACCAATACGAACCCGAAATCTGCCTCGTCCAGGTCGCCACGGACGAGGAATGCGCGTTGATTGACCCGCAAAGCGGCGTGGATCTCACCGACTTCTGGCAACTCATTGGCGATGCCAACATCTGTAAAATTGTACACGCCGGCTCCGAAGACATCGCCATTTGTCGGCGATTGGGCCGTTGCGACCCCCGCAACGTTTTCGATCTTCAAATTGCCGCCGGCATGATCGGCCTGGGCTACCCAGCCAGCCTTGCCAAGCTCGCCAAGGCCATCGCAGGCGTCGCCATGCACAAGTCGCAAACGCTGACCAATTGGCGCAAGCGCCCTCTCACGGCCGAGCAACTGGACTACGCGGCCGCGGACGTCGCCTTTCTCCCGCGCATGCACGCGACCATCTGCCAGCGTCTGCGGAACCGCAAGCGGGAAGAATGGGCGATCGAAGAGTCGCAGCGCATGTGCGCCAACGCCGTTCGCATCGTCGAGCCAGACGATCAGCGGCGACGCCTCAAGGGCGCAGGCTCGCTTAGCCGGCGCGAGCTGGCCGTGGTTGATGCGCTGCTCGCCGAGCGCGACGCCATCGCGCGCGAACGCAATCGTCCGCCTCGAACGGTTCTGAAGGATTTTCTCGTCATCGAACTGGCGCGCCGCGGCTGGACCGAGCCGTCCAAGCTGGCGACGCTTCGTGGCATGAGCCTGCCGCAGGCCCTTCTTCGGCGCCTTGGAAGCGCGATTGAACGAGCGCGCAACACCCCGCCGGAGAATCATCCACCGGCGCTGCCGTCGCGTGAGCATTCCGAAGAAGAAGAGATCATCCTTTCGCTGCTGACGGGAATCCTGCGCGATCATTGCCGGCAAAACGCCCTTGCATACAGTCTTCTCACCACCCGAAACGATCTGAAGGACTATGCCCGCTCGGTCATCAGCGGCGCCGGGCCCACGCCGGTCCAGTTACGAACCGGCTGGCGGCACAAAGCCGTGGGAAAGCTCCTGGACGCTCTTCTGTCTGGCCGTTCCACCGTGCGGATTCGGCCGGAAAACGGCGAATTCCATGTTCATATCGAGTGA
- the prkC_5 gene encoding Serine/threonine-protein kinase PrkC — translation MADILPGYNVVTKLGDGARSAVYEVIHVATGKLYTLKRVTREAHEDDRFLQQAINEFSVSQRLNHSTLRRSLELFKTRRLFKLVQVRVLMEFVDGLSLDRRRPERLDDLLRLFIQIAEGLGAMHQAGILHTDIKPTNVIISADGSVKIIDFGQSCPIGHRKPRIQGTPDYIAPEQVERRSLTQQTDVFNLGATLYWALTGQTFPTLITRHGRTRGTQTSSNKPPPAPIDLEPTLPPALSRLVMACCAYDRAVRPKDMAEIAGRLAPLLPAAQRHADQACRENPEPTASADVSTATPVLPPTSDDSLDYSAISEIINPHTTERRSGPETTP, via the coding sequence GTGGCTGACATCCTGCCCGGATACAACGTCGTCACCAAGCTGGGAGACGGTGCGCGTTCGGCGGTGTACGAGGTCATTCATGTCGCCACGGGAAAACTCTACACGCTCAAACGCGTCACCCGCGAAGCGCACGAAGACGACCGATTTCTACAACAGGCGATCAACGAGTTCAGCGTGTCCCAGCGGCTGAACCATTCGACCCTTCGCCGTTCCCTTGAATTGTTCAAAACGCGACGTCTTTTCAAACTTGTGCAGGTGCGCGTGCTGATGGAATTCGTCGACGGGTTGAGCCTGGATCGCCGCCGGCCCGAGCGGCTGGATGATCTGCTACGCCTGTTCATCCAGATTGCCGAGGGGCTGGGCGCCATGCATCAGGCGGGCATCCTTCATACCGATATTAAACCGACAAACGTCATTATCAGTGCGGACGGATCCGTGAAGATCATCGACTTCGGCCAGAGCTGCCCAATCGGTCATCGCAAGCCACGCATTCAGGGCACCCCGGATTACATCGCCCCCGAGCAGGTCGAACGACGCTCGCTGACCCAGCAGACCGACGTCTTCAACCTTGGCGCCACCCTCTATTGGGCGCTGACCGGGCAGACGTTTCCGACGCTCATCACGCGTCACGGGCGCACCCGCGGCACACAGACCAGTTCCAACAAGCCACCGCCCGCTCCCATAGACCTCGAACCGACCCTGCCGCCGGCCCTCTCCCGGCTGGTCATGGCTTGCTGCGCCTACGATCGCGCCGTCCGGCCCAAGGACATGGCCGAAATCGCCGGTCGATTGGCCCCCCTGTTGCCGGCTGCCCAGCGTCACGCGGATCAGGCCTGTCGCGAGAATCCCGAACCCACCGCCTCGGCGGACGTAAGCACTGCAACTCCCGTATTACCGCCGACGAGCGACGACTCCCTTGACTACTCCGCGATTTCGGAAATCATCAATCCTCATACGACCGAGCGTCGCAGCGGCCCGGAGACCACACCGTGA
- the ribH gene encoding 6,7-dimethyl-8-ribityllumazine synthase, whose product MGESRPENPSAAGLRIALVASRFNEFIVQQLVDGARAALMEHGASAGQIQQVWVAGAWELPLALKALAGSGRFDALVALGCVIRGETTHNLYICTEAARGIAQVSLDSGIPIGFGVLTTENEEQALARAGGPKGNKGADAALAAVELAQLKRAWK is encoded by the coding sequence ATGGGCGAATCGCGACCCGAAAATCCAAGCGCCGCAGGGCTGCGGATTGCGCTCGTGGCCAGCCGATTCAACGAGTTCATCGTGCAGCAGTTGGTGGACGGGGCGCGGGCTGCGTTGATGGAACACGGCGCGTCGGCGGGGCAGATTCAGCAAGTGTGGGTTGCCGGCGCGTGGGAATTGCCGTTGGCGCTGAAGGCGCTGGCCGGGAGCGGGCGATTCGATGCGCTGGTGGCGCTGGGCTGCGTGATCCGCGGGGAAACAACTCACAATTTGTATATTTGCACCGAGGCGGCGCGGGGGATCGCGCAGGTCTCGCTGGATTCCGGCATTCCGATCGGGTTCGGTGTGCTCACGACGGAGAATGAGGAGCAGGCACTGGCCCGCGCGGGCGGCCCGAAGGGCAACAAGGGCGCCGACGCGGCCCTGGCCGCGGTGGAGCTGGCGCAATTGAAGCGAGCGTGGAAGTAA
- the aroC gene encoding Chorismate synthase: MTQLDYRTAGESHGQALIALVEGIPAGLKLDENEINAALRRRQGGYGRGGRMKIEQDRVNVLSGVRRGVTIGSPIALQIANKDWRIDEAPEINRPRPGHADFAGSMKWLTADCRPVLERASARETAARVAAGAVAAMLLREFGIDVAGYVTQIGDVAVAPDVSGEAVGDVAEIRKRRDGNDVYCVDPSTAPAMIEAIKAAKAAKDTLGGVVEVTATGLPPGLGSCTQWTERLDGRLMGAVGAIQAIKGVEIGLGFGCASRPGSDVHDALNFDPAQRESFNLGFIRRTNRAGGLEGGMSNGMPVVIRAAMKPISTLLQGMDSVNLRTLCPERSDYERSDICSVPAASVVVENVVAFELARAFLEKFAGDTMDEVRAAVSSFLQAARSLSTSP, from the coding sequence ATGACGCAACTCGATTATCGCACCGCGGGAGAATCGCACGGTCAGGCGTTGATCGCCCTGGTGGAGGGCATCCCGGCGGGCCTGAAACTGGATGAAAACGAGATCAACGCTGCGCTGCGCCGGCGGCAGGGGGGTTACGGCCGCGGCGGGCGGATGAAGATTGAGCAGGATCGCGTGAACGTGCTCTCCGGCGTGCGCCGAGGTGTCACGATCGGGTCACCGATCGCCCTGCAAATCGCAAACAAGGACTGGCGGATTGACGAGGCGCCGGAGATCAACCGCCCCCGGCCGGGCCACGCCGACTTCGCCGGCTCGATGAAGTGGCTTACAGCGGACTGCCGACCGGTGCTGGAGCGCGCCAGCGCGCGCGAGACGGCCGCTCGCGTTGCAGCCGGCGCGGTGGCGGCGATGCTGTTGCGCGAGTTCGGCATCGACGTTGCAGGCTACGTGACACAAATCGGCGATGTGGCGGTCGCACCGGATGTGTCGGGCGAGGCGGTGGGGGACGTCGCCGAGATTCGCAAGCGGCGCGACGGAAACGACGTGTACTGCGTCGATCCGTCCACAGCGCCGGCCATGATCGAGGCGATCAAGGCAGCGAAAGCGGCGAAAGACACGCTGGGCGGAGTCGTGGAAGTCACGGCCACCGGACTGCCACCCGGACTGGGGAGTTGTACCCAGTGGACGGAGCGACTTGACGGAAGGCTCATGGGCGCGGTCGGTGCGATTCAAGCCATCAAAGGGGTAGAGATCGGACTGGGATTCGGCTGTGCATCCCGCCCGGGAAGCGACGTGCACGATGCGCTGAATTTCGACCCGGCGCAGCGAGAATCGTTCAATTTGGGCTTTATTCGTCGAACGAATCGAGCGGGCGGCCTTGAAGGCGGCATGTCGAACGGGATGCCGGTTGTCATTCGTGCCGCGATGAAGCCCATCAGCACACTCTTGCAAGGCATGGATAGCGTGAATCTACGCACACTTTGCCCCGAACGCAGCGACTATGAGCGAAGCGATATTTGCTCGGTCCCGGCGGCGAGCGTCGTGGTCGAAAATGTTGTTGCCTTCGAGTTGGCACGGGCCTTCCTTGAGAAGTTCGCCGGTGATACCATGGATGAAGTGCGGGCGGCCGTTTCGAGTTTCTTGCAGGCGGCCCGTAGCCTGTCTACCTCGCCGTAG
- a CDS encoding hypothetical protein (N utilization substance protein B homolog), translated as MQATCQLEAVGTAFLSDLNGFLADEGAGGATAARARQLVEQVEAHLAEIDERIAAAAVNWEVKRLAPVDRAILRVAVCELVHLGDTPQNVVINEAVDMGKAFGSAESGSFINGLLDSIARRLAGERSGTAVAPPEGITGQESASEAPHGAV; from the coding sequence ATGCAGGCGACCTGCCAGTTGGAAGCGGTCGGCACGGCGTTCTTGAGTGACTTGAACGGCTTTCTCGCGGACGAAGGGGCAGGCGGGGCGACGGCCGCGCGCGCTCGGCAGCTGGTGGAACAGGTCGAGGCCCACCTGGCCGAGATCGACGAGCGTATCGCGGCGGCAGCCGTGAACTGGGAAGTGAAGCGCCTCGCTCCGGTGGATCGTGCGATTCTGCGCGTGGCAGTCTGTGAGCTCGTGCACCTTGGGGACACGCCGCAGAACGTCGTCATCAACGAGGCCGTGGACATGGGTAAGGCGTTCGGCAGCGCGGAGAGCGGATCATTCATCAACGGTTTGCTGGATTCCATCGCGCGAAGGCTGGCGGGCGAGCGATCGGGCACGGCGGTCGCGCCGCCGGAAGGCATCACCGGGCAGGAGTCGGCAAGCGAGGCGCCGCATGGGGCTGTTTGA
- the sigE_2 gene encoding ECF RNA polymerase sigma factor SigE gives MELQLRLTGTEIPQGRDLAAGDAPSCADSAHDDADLVRRARTDRQAFALFYRRHYAVMASYILRRVGDVHLTEDLTAETFLAVLKYLPRYRDRGLPIRAWLYRIAANTVNRWVRRERKRIVQSLAVLEAAESSNRTAGMPGSRHDNVRGDGEHARLVLLTLPPKYQAVLTLHYLEGLSLDEVAAALGCRLGTVKSRLSRGRDALRERLTRQNRARSRP, from the coding sequence ATGGAGTTGCAGCTCCGCTTGACGGGCACAGAGATTCCGCAGGGTCGCGACCTCGCCGCCGGCGATGCGCCCTCCTGCGCCGATTCGGCCCACGACGACGCCGATCTGGTGCGGCGCGCCCGGACCGACCGACAAGCGTTCGCGCTGTTTTATCGACGGCACTACGCGGTGATGGCGAGCTACATCCTGCGGCGCGTCGGCGACGTACATCTGACCGAAGACCTCACGGCCGAGACGTTTCTGGCTGTGCTGAAATACCTGCCGCGGTACCGGGACCGCGGGCTGCCGATTCGGGCGTGGCTGTACCGGATCGCGGCGAACACGGTCAACCGCTGGGTGCGGCGTGAGCGAAAGCGAATCGTCCAATCGCTCGCGGTGCTGGAAGCGGCGGAATCATCGAATCGGACCGCGGGAATGCCAGGATCGCGGCACGACAACGTTCGCGGCGACGGCGAACACGCCCGGCTGGTGCTGCTGACGCTGCCGCCCAAGTATCAGGCCGTGCTGACGTTGCATTATCTCGAAGGGTTGAGCCTGGACGAAGTCGCGGCGGCCTTGGGCTGTCGGCTCGGCACGGTGAAATCGAGATTGTCCCGCGGGCGCGACGCGCTGCGGGAGCGTTTGACAAGACAGAACCGCGCTCGGAGCAGACCGTAG
- the fruA_3 gene encoding PTS system fructose-specific EIIABC component, with amino-acid sequence MPRAIMTVQQVAQALHVSTREVVRMAEQRILPGLRVKDRWEFRAGEVWNWIEKNIESLPRRRERDPHPAAPADLLLTHVLTPRTVRLDASPKTKSAVLRALAELAADCDPTIDVAHLTDELAQREQVSSTALERGVAVPHPCKPIYLEQPVLAVMRTSRGLAFGERAGGLTDLFFLVCAPDHVSHLLYLGRLCRLLIDARIIEDLRAAEHADDFIALLTSAEHRLCRTADIQR; translated from the coding sequence GTGCCGCGCGCAATCATGACAGTACAGCAGGTCGCCCAGGCGCTGCACGTATCGACGCGTGAAGTGGTGCGCATGGCCGAGCAGCGCATCCTGCCCGGCCTTCGCGTCAAGGACCGCTGGGAGTTCCGCGCCGGCGAGGTCTGGAACTGGATCGAGAAGAACATCGAGTCGCTTCCGAGGCGGCGCGAGCGCGATCCGCATCCGGCAGCGCCCGCCGACCTGCTCCTGACCCATGTCCTCACGCCCCGTACCGTTCGGCTGGACGCGTCGCCAAAGACCAAGTCGGCCGTGCTTCGAGCCTTGGCCGAACTCGCAGCGGACTGCGACCCGACGATCGATGTGGCGCATCTCACCGACGAACTCGCGCAGCGCGAGCAGGTTTCGTCCACGGCCCTGGAGCGCGGCGTTGCCGTGCCTCATCCGTGCAAGCCGATCTATCTGGAGCAGCCTGTTCTCGCCGTGATGCGCACGTCCCGGGGCCTCGCCTTTGGCGAGCGAGCCGGAGGGCTGACCGATCTGTTCTTCCTCGTTTGCGCCCCGGACCACGTGAGCCACCTTCTCTACCTGGGCCGACTGTGCCGGCTTCTTATCGACGCGCGTATTATTGAAGACCTTCGCGCCGCCGAGCACGCCGACGATTTCATCGCTCTGCTCACGTCCGCCGAGCATCGGCTCTGCCGAACGGCCGATATCCAGCGCTAA